The Seriola aureovittata isolate HTS-2021-v1 ecotype China chromosome 12, ASM2101889v1, whole genome shotgun sequence genome window below encodes:
- the stap2a gene encoding signal-transducing adaptor protein 2a codes for MAAAPVRQRSGPGGPRAQLPPCYYEGYLEKRGPKEKASIRLWTCLCGNSLYFFNNAKDTHYVEKLDLSGFVSLKDDCSRDRNLEAARLILRMKDGETKLTAPNLESRELWKGFLYSVIDLNVPSCLTLLPGQLQMLKEVVDKERSRRRTRTPTRAPPSPLSVPLVGEIPPCFRPVSRTEAEVLLERHPDCGNMLLRPGRDGCSLAVTTRQDLNGSVFRHYRVTQRDQGGYVIDVENPIPCATLHEVIDALVEKTAGTLQPFLLEEPYEENITYVSANDENGERILHTAPSSPLPKAPALPPKQDRWCSSPLSRSPAPDRRILTSAVPASPTNPMRRLILSPSPLAHTLNEELKLKLEKRRASQE; via the exons ATGGCGGCTGCACCCGTCAGACAGCGCTCCGGGCCAGGGGGACCCCGGGCGCAGCTTCCGCCCTGCTACTACGAAGGATACCTGGAGAAGCGAGGACCGAAAGAAAAG GCATCCATACGACTGTGGACCTGTCTGTGCGGGAATTCTTTGTATTTCTTCAATAATGCCAAGGACACTCAT tatgtggaAAAGCTGGACCTCAGTGGATTTGTGTCACTGAAGGACGACTGCAGCCGGGACAGAAACCTGGAGGCAGCCAGACTCATTCTGCGCATGAAGGATGGGGAAACCAAACTGACA GCACCCAATCTGGAATCAAGGGAGCTGTGGAAAGGTTTCCTCTACTCTGTCATTGAT CTCAATGTACCGTCCTGTCTCACGTTGCTGCCGGGCCAGCTGCAGATGCTGAAGGAGGTGGTGGACAAAGAAAGGTCCAGGCGGAGAACTCGCACTCCCACACGTGCTCCTCCTTCACCGCTCTCTGTGCCTTTAGTAGGAGAGATCCCACC GTGCTTTCGACCAGTGTCCCGAACAGAGGCTGAAGTCCTTCTAGAGAGACACCCAGACTGCGGCAACATGTTGCTCCGTCCAGGCAGAGATGGGTGCTCACTAGCTGTTACCACTCGACAAGACCTCAAtgg GTCAGTGTTCAGACATTACCGTGTGACTCAGAGGGACCAAGGCGGTTATGTCATAGATGTAGAAAATCCT ATTCCCTGTGCTACACTTCATGAGGTCATTGACGCCCTGGTAGAGAAGACAGCAGGAACTCTACAACCTTTCCTACTGGAGGAGCCGTATGAGGAGAATATCA CATATGTTTCTGCCAATGATGAAAATGGAGAAAGGATCCTCCACACTGCCCCCTCCAGCCCACTGCCAAAGGCTCCTGCCCTGCCCCCAAAACAAG ACCGTTGGTGCAGCAGTCCCCTGTCCAGATCCCCCGCCCCAGACCGCCGTATCCTGACTTCAGCGGTGCCGGCCTCGCCCACCAACCCAATGAGACGACTCATTCTCTCCCCTTCACCTCTCGCACACA CGCTCAATGAGGAACTCAAACTGAAGCTGGAGAAGAGACGAGCCAGTCAGGAGTGA
- the cactin gene encoding splicing factor Cactin isoform X2 → MGSKSRRRSRSRSRSRSRDRRNRSRVSRSRSPEERRGRSRSAESKRTARGRARSVSRDSSNGSPARRRPQHRDRPGSRSGSENERRRGPHRPRSKSRGRSSSSDSDDPKMRRKRREMETRKGTSQERRTGRSMSGSDSHDGSSDRERRRRRSPDRGSPARDRQRREWDRGRDRWKGGIRDGEKKRERDKSQEQGRRSEDRERGRSERSRERADRDRGRQRSSSPESSDSSGSHRETHAVKEKEEKKKQRDMLKALETPEEKRARRLAKKEAKEKKRREKMGWSEEYMGYTNADNPFGDNNLLGTFKWQKALDLKGIGHLGEKDLKERNKRIQEENRRELQKVKQLRLEREREKAMRETELEMLQREKEAEHFKTWAEQEDNFHLHQAKLRSKIRIRDGRAKPIDLLAKYISAEDDDLAVEMHEPYTFLNGLTVTDMDDLLEDIKVYMELEQGKNVDFWRDMTTITEDEISKLRKLEASGKGPGDRREGINTAVSTDVQTVFKGKTYSQLQALHLNIETKIRAGGSNLDIGYWESLLQQVRVYMARARLRERHQDVLRQKLFKLKQEQGVESEPLFPIIKEEPQSDEDEERAGEQTREAATEEPGRSSSYSSTKSKNRETEDEEEEAGPSTSTAGNQDEDGGQKGDRKDEEDKGEVVEAVLTEEDLIQQSQAEYDSGRYSPTLLMPSELPLDTHTITPEEDIHRLQLARRQLQVTGDASESAEDAFVRRAKEGMGNDEAQFSVEFPVTGKMYLWADKYRPRKPRFFNRVHTGFEWNKYNQTHYDFDNPPPKIVQGYKFNIFYPDLIDKRSTPQYFLEPSPDNKDFGILRFHAGPPYEDIAFKIVNREWEYSHRHGFRCQFANGIFQLWFHFKRYRYRR, encoded by the exons ATGGGTTCGAAGTCACGACGTCGGTCCCGCTCCAGGTCCAGAAGTCGGAGCCGGGATCGGCGGAACAGGTCCAGAGTGAGCAGGTCTCGATCGCCGGAGGAAAGGAGAGGCCGCAGTCGGTCCGCCGAATCGAAAAGAACCGCCCGTGGTCGCGCACGGTCCGTCAGCAGGGACTCCAGCAATGGCTCTCCTGCCAGACGTCGGCCTCAACACAGGGACCGTCCAGGTTCCAGAAGCGGCTCTGAGAACGAGAGGAGGCGAGGACCACACCGCCCCAGAAGCAAGTCTAGGGGTCGATCATCCAG TTCTGATTCAGATGATCCCaaaatgaggaggaagagaagagaaatggaGACCAGGAAAGGAACATCTCAAGAGAGGAGAACTGGAAGGTCCATGTCAGGCTCTGACTCCCATGATGGAAGCAGTGatagagaaagaagaagacgGAGAAGCCCTGACAGAGGGAGTCCAGCCAGAGACCGACAAAGGAGGGAGTGGGACAGAGGTAGAGACAGGTGGAAGGGCGGCATCAGagacggggaaaaaaaaagagagagagacaaaagccAAGAGCAAGGGAGGAGGAGTGAAGATAGGGAACGAGGGAGGAGtgaaagaagcagagagagggccgacagagacagagggaggcagcGCTCCAGTTCACCCGAGTCGTCCGATAGCTCGGGGTCTCATCGCGAGACCCACGCAGttaaagaaaaggaggagaagaaaaaacagagggaTATGCTGAAAGCCCTGGAGACaccagaggagaagagagcCAGAAGACTGGCAAAGAAGGAAgcaaaggagaagaaaaggagagagaagatggGTTGGAGTGAGGAGTACATGGGGTACACCAATGCAGACAATCCCTTCGGTGACAACAACTTATTAGGCACATTCAAATGGCAGAAG gcgTTGGATCTGAAAGGCATTGGCCATCTCGGAGAAAAAGACCTTAAAGAACGAAATAAACGCATTCAGGAGGAGAACCGCAGAGAGCTGCAGAAG GTAAAGCAGCTTCGTCTGGAGCGGGAGCGAGAGAAAGCCATGAGAGAGACGGAGCTGGagatgctgcagagagagaaagaggcagagcaTTTCAAGACGTGGGCCGAACAGGAAGACAACTTCCATTTGCACCAGGCCAAACTACG gtctAAGATTCGAATTCGTGACGGTCGTGCCAAGCCCATTGATCTTTTGGCGAAGTACATCAGTGCGGAGGACGACGACCTCGCCGTGGAGATGCATGAACCTTATACCTTCCTCAACGGACTCACAGTCACTGACATGGATGACCTGCTGGAGGACATTAAG GTGTATATGGAGTTGGAGCAAGGAAAAAATGTGGACTTCTGGAGAGACATGACGACCATCACTGAGGACGAGATCAGCAAACTGAGAAAACTGGAGGCCTCTGGGAAAGGACCAG GTGATCGTCGTGAGGGCATCAACACAGCTGTTAGCACTGACGTCCAGACGGTGTTCAAAGGAAAGACATACAGCCAGCTGCAGGCGCTGCACCTGAACATTGAGACAAAGATTCGGGCTGGAGGATCCAATCTTGATATCGGTTATTGGGAGAGTCTTCTGCAGCAAGTCAGAGTCTACATGGCCAGAGCCAG gttgAGGGAGCGACACCAAGATGTGCTGCGTCAGAAGCTGTTCAAGCTGAAACAGGAACAGGGAGTGGAAAGTGAACCTTTGTTCCCCATCATCAAAGAGGAGCCACAGAGTGATGAAGATGA GGAGAGAGCGGGAGAGCAAACTAGGGAGGCAGCAACAGAAGAGCCTGGGCGGTCATCATCTTACTCCTCCACTAAAAGtaagaacagagaaacagaggatgaagaagaggaggctggCCCATCCACATCCACAGCAGGAAACCAAGATGAGGACGGAGGACAAAAGGGTGACAGGAAGGATGAAGAGGACAAGGGCGAGGTGGTGGAGGCCGTGTTGACCGAGGAGGACCTGATCCAGCAGAGCCAGGCGGAGTACGACTCGGGGCGCTACAGTCCTACGCTCCTCATGCCCTCTGAGCTGCCGCTGGACACGCACACGATCACCCCCGAGGAGGACATACACAGGCTGCAGCTGGCACGCAGACAGCTACAGGTTACAG GTGATGCCAGCGAAAGCGCGGAGGACGCCTTCGTGCGTCGTGCTAAAGAGGGCATGGGCAATGATGAGGCCCAGTTCAGTGTGGAGTTCCCAGTCACAGGGAAGATGTACCTGTGGGCGGACAAATACCGCCCCAGGAAACCCCGCTTCTTCAACCGGGTCCACACAGGCTTCGAGTGGAACAAATACAACCAGACGCATTACGACTTCGACAACCCTCCGCCCAAGATCGTCCAGGGATACAAGTTCAACATCTTCTACCCGGACCTGATCGACAAACGCTCCACCCCGCAGTACTTCCTCGAGCCCAGTCCCGACAACAAGGACTTTGGGATTTTGAGGTTCCACGCGGGCCCGCCCTACGAGGACATTGCCTTCAAGATTGTGAACAGGGAATGGGAGTACTCGCACCGACACGGCTTCCGCTGTCAGTTCGCCAATGGGATCTTCCAGCTGTGGTTCCACTTCAAGAGGTACCGCTACAGGAGATAA
- the LOC130179383 gene encoding ubiquitin-conjugating enzyme E2 R1-like, whose translation MAQHDPSHVASSQKALMLEMKSLQEEPVEGFKITLVDEADLYNWEVAIFGPPNTHYEGGYFKARIKFPIDYPYSPPAFRFLTKMWHPNIYENGDVCISILHPPVDDPQSGELPSERWNPTQNVRTILLSVISLLNEPNTFSPANVDASVMYRKWRDSKGKDREYVEIIRKQVLATKAEAERDGVKVPTTLAEYCVRTRIPPPDEGSDLFYDYYYDDDDVEGGDGDCCYDEDDSGNEES comes from the exons ATGGCGCAACACGACCCCTCTCATGTAGCCAGTTCACAGAAAGCACTCATGTTGGAAATGAAGAGTCTTCAGGAGGAACCTGTCGAGGGATTCAAAATAACACTGGTGGACGAGGCTGATTTGTACAACTGGGAGGTGGCCATTTTCGGACCCCCAAACACTCATTATGAAGGGGGGTATTTTAAG GCTCGGATCAAGTTCCCTATAGACTACCCGTACTCCCCTCCTGCCTTCCGGTTCCTCACCAAGATGTGGCACCCCAACATCTACGAG AATGgagatgtgtgtatttctatATTGCACCCTCCAGTGGACGACCCACAGAGCGGAGAGCTGCCTTCAGAGAGATGGAATCCCACCCAGAATGTCCG AACCATTTTACTGAGTGTGATCTCGCTGCTGAATGAACCCAACACCTTTTCTCCTGCGAATGTGGACGCTTCCGTCATGTATCGTAAATGGAGGGACAGCAAGGGCAAGGATCGGGAATATGTAGAAATCATCAG GAAACAGGTTTTGGCCACTAAGGCAGAAGCTGAGCGTGACGGCGTGAAAGTCCCCACCACGCTGGCCGAGTACTGTGTCCGGACACGCATCCCGCCTCCCGATGAAGGCTCCGACCTCTTCTATGACTATTACTATGACGACGATGACGTGGAGGGCGGGGATGGCGACTGCTGCTACGATGAGGATGACTCAGGCAATGAGGAGTCATGA
- the cactin gene encoding splicing factor Cactin isoform X1: MGSKSRRRSRSRSRSRSRDRRNRSRVSRSRSPEERRGRSRSAESKRTARGRARSVSRDSSNGSPARRRPQHRDRPGSRSGSENERRRGPHRPRSKSRGRSSSSDSDDPKMRRKRREMETRKGTSQERRTGRSMSGSDSHDGSSDRERRRRRSPDRGSPARDRQRREWDRGRDRWKGGIRDGEKKRERDKSQEQGRRSEDRERGRSERSRERADRDRGRQRSSSPESSDSSGSHRETHAVKEKEEKKKQRDMLKALETPEEKRARRLAKKEAKEKKRREKMGWSEEYMGYTNADNPFGDNNLLGTFKWQKALDLKGIGHLGEKDLKERNKRIQEENRRELQKVKQLRLEREREKAMRETELEMLQREKEAEHFKTWAEQEDNFHLHQAKLRSKIRIRDGRAKPIDLLAKYISAEDDDLAVEMHEPYTFLNGLTVTDMDDLLEDIKVYMELEQGKNVDFWRDMTTITEDEISKLRKLEASGKGPGDRREGINTAVSTDVQTVFKGKTYSQLQALHLNIETKIRAGGSNLDIGYWESLLQQVRVYMARARLRERHQDVLRQKLFKLKQEQGVESEPLFPIIKEEPQSDEDDRERAGEQTREAATEEPGRSSSYSSTKSKNRETEDEEEEAGPSTSTAGNQDEDGGQKGDRKDEEDKGEVVEAVLTEEDLIQQSQAEYDSGRYSPTLLMPSELPLDTHTITPEEDIHRLQLARRQLQVTGDASESAEDAFVRRAKEGMGNDEAQFSVEFPVTGKMYLWADKYRPRKPRFFNRVHTGFEWNKYNQTHYDFDNPPPKIVQGYKFNIFYPDLIDKRSTPQYFLEPSPDNKDFGILRFHAGPPYEDIAFKIVNREWEYSHRHGFRCQFANGIFQLWFHFKRYRYRR; encoded by the exons ATGGGTTCGAAGTCACGACGTCGGTCCCGCTCCAGGTCCAGAAGTCGGAGCCGGGATCGGCGGAACAGGTCCAGAGTGAGCAGGTCTCGATCGCCGGAGGAAAGGAGAGGCCGCAGTCGGTCCGCCGAATCGAAAAGAACCGCCCGTGGTCGCGCACGGTCCGTCAGCAGGGACTCCAGCAATGGCTCTCCTGCCAGACGTCGGCCTCAACACAGGGACCGTCCAGGTTCCAGAAGCGGCTCTGAGAACGAGAGGAGGCGAGGACCACACCGCCCCAGAAGCAAGTCTAGGGGTCGATCATCCAG TTCTGATTCAGATGATCCCaaaatgaggaggaagagaagagaaatggaGACCAGGAAAGGAACATCTCAAGAGAGGAGAACTGGAAGGTCCATGTCAGGCTCTGACTCCCATGATGGAAGCAGTGatagagaaagaagaagacgGAGAAGCCCTGACAGAGGGAGTCCAGCCAGAGACCGACAAAGGAGGGAGTGGGACAGAGGTAGAGACAGGTGGAAGGGCGGCATCAGagacggggaaaaaaaaagagagagagacaaaagccAAGAGCAAGGGAGGAGGAGTGAAGATAGGGAACGAGGGAGGAGtgaaagaagcagagagagggccgacagagacagagggaggcagcGCTCCAGTTCACCCGAGTCGTCCGATAGCTCGGGGTCTCATCGCGAGACCCACGCAGttaaagaaaaggaggagaagaaaaaacagagggaTATGCTGAAAGCCCTGGAGACaccagaggagaagagagcCAGAAGACTGGCAAAGAAGGAAgcaaaggagaagaaaaggagagagaagatggGTTGGAGTGAGGAGTACATGGGGTACACCAATGCAGACAATCCCTTCGGTGACAACAACTTATTAGGCACATTCAAATGGCAGAAG gcgTTGGATCTGAAAGGCATTGGCCATCTCGGAGAAAAAGACCTTAAAGAACGAAATAAACGCATTCAGGAGGAGAACCGCAGAGAGCTGCAGAAG GTAAAGCAGCTTCGTCTGGAGCGGGAGCGAGAGAAAGCCATGAGAGAGACGGAGCTGGagatgctgcagagagagaaagaggcagagcaTTTCAAGACGTGGGCCGAACAGGAAGACAACTTCCATTTGCACCAGGCCAAACTACG gtctAAGATTCGAATTCGTGACGGTCGTGCCAAGCCCATTGATCTTTTGGCGAAGTACATCAGTGCGGAGGACGACGACCTCGCCGTGGAGATGCATGAACCTTATACCTTCCTCAACGGACTCACAGTCACTGACATGGATGACCTGCTGGAGGACATTAAG GTGTATATGGAGTTGGAGCAAGGAAAAAATGTGGACTTCTGGAGAGACATGACGACCATCACTGAGGACGAGATCAGCAAACTGAGAAAACTGGAGGCCTCTGGGAAAGGACCAG GTGATCGTCGTGAGGGCATCAACACAGCTGTTAGCACTGACGTCCAGACGGTGTTCAAAGGAAAGACATACAGCCAGCTGCAGGCGCTGCACCTGAACATTGAGACAAAGATTCGGGCTGGAGGATCCAATCTTGATATCGGTTATTGGGAGAGTCTTCTGCAGCAAGTCAGAGTCTACATGGCCAGAGCCAG gttgAGGGAGCGACACCAAGATGTGCTGCGTCAGAAGCTGTTCAAGCTGAAACAGGAACAGGGAGTGGAAAGTGAACCTTTGTTCCCCATCATCAAAGAGGAGCCACAGAGTGATGAAGATGA CAGGGAGAGAGCGGGAGAGCAAACTAGGGAGGCAGCAACAGAAGAGCCTGGGCGGTCATCATCTTACTCCTCCACTAAAAGtaagaacagagaaacagaggatgaagaagaggaggctggCCCATCCACATCCACAGCAGGAAACCAAGATGAGGACGGAGGACAAAAGGGTGACAGGAAGGATGAAGAGGACAAGGGCGAGGTGGTGGAGGCCGTGTTGACCGAGGAGGACCTGATCCAGCAGAGCCAGGCGGAGTACGACTCGGGGCGCTACAGTCCTACGCTCCTCATGCCCTCTGAGCTGCCGCTGGACACGCACACGATCACCCCCGAGGAGGACATACACAGGCTGCAGCTGGCACGCAGACAGCTACAGGTTACAG GTGATGCCAGCGAAAGCGCGGAGGACGCCTTCGTGCGTCGTGCTAAAGAGGGCATGGGCAATGATGAGGCCCAGTTCAGTGTGGAGTTCCCAGTCACAGGGAAGATGTACCTGTGGGCGGACAAATACCGCCCCAGGAAACCCCGCTTCTTCAACCGGGTCCACACAGGCTTCGAGTGGAACAAATACAACCAGACGCATTACGACTTCGACAACCCTCCGCCCAAGATCGTCCAGGGATACAAGTTCAACATCTTCTACCCGGACCTGATCGACAAACGCTCCACCCCGCAGTACTTCCTCGAGCCCAGTCCCGACAACAAGGACTTTGGGATTTTGAGGTTCCACGCGGGCCCGCCCTACGAGGACATTGCCTTCAAGATTGTGAACAGGGAATGGGAGTACTCGCACCGACACGGCTTCCGCTGTCAGTTCGCCAATGGGATCTTCCAGCTGTGGTTCCACTTCAAGAGGTACCGCTACAGGAGATAA
- the sema4e gene encoding semaphorin-4E, whose translation MHPLLSLSVFWLLPLALMLEEDSPLGCVPRKSVPYHRDNAHLFQEEGVFNYSTMLLREDLNVLVLGAREALYALDLNDISKKLASVKWEVTEQQKAECKNKGKDPETECKNYIRILHKMEDNRMYVCGTNAFDPECNYMSYADGKLTLESKGEDGKGKCPFDPFQRYASIMVDNNLYSATSMNFLGSEPILMRSSPVSIRTEFKSSWLNEPSFVSMAQMPEGDKSEEGDDDKVYLFFSETAVECDCYNKLVVSRVARVCKGDLGGQRTLQKKWTSFLKARLDCPVLESQLPYIIQDTYRLCDPQQHWKTCLFYAVFTPQSDTSDLSAVCVYQVSDISRVFAEGKYKTPVPVETSFVKWVMYSGDVPVPRPGACINNEAREAGITQTLDLPDRTLQFIKDRPLMDQAIQPVGEKPVLVRRGATFTRIIVNQVQAADGEKYNVMFIGTEEGSMLKAVNYDGEMFIIEEIQLFQPPEPIKILKFSNVTDQLYAGSENGAAQIPLASCARSLSCMDCVLARDPYCGWDKVVGKCIALSNSQRELIQSVKEGDASLCPDAEHVKPTNQSIWPGGNLKLSCPSPSNLAKTSWERDNRPLTPSARLQPLQDGLLILNASDSDGGRYRCVSVERSKTAEYATTVADYQVRIAGSGRGGQILFPQPRTGGPSVAGLQAVVGLLVVSLLVLLAWNFYKGHLPLPWSCGKKSEQSQESHEEGGVHSSVPSQEPLKPAQVEDKPLMSGRDNGSSNNHSRGEAAFSAAGGENDAPELNLTSLQYIDDESEI comes from the exons ATGCATCCGCTGCTGTCCCTCAGTGTCTTTTGGCTGCTTCCCCTGGCCTTGATGCTGGAGGAAGACTCACCACTGGGCTGTGTTCCCCGCAAATCTGTCCCTTATCACA GGGACAACGCTCACCTGTTTCAGGAGGAGGGTGTGTTCAACTACTCCACCATGTTGTTGAGAGAAGACCTTAATGTGTTGGTTCTGGGTGCCAGGGAGGCATTGTACGCTCTTGACCTCAACGACATCTCCAAGAAACTCGCTTCA GTAAAATGGGAAGTGACGGAGCAGCAAAAAGCTGAGTgtaaaaacaaagggaaagatCCTGAG ACGGAGTGCAAGAACTATATAAGGATATTGCATAAGATGGAGGATAACAGGATGTATGTTTGTGGAACCAATGCTTTTGATCCAGAATGTAATTACATG TCCTATGCAGATGGAAAGCTGACACTTGAGAGCAAAGGAGAGGATGGCAAAGGGAAGTGTCCATTTGATCCTTTCCAGAGATATGCCTCCATCATGGTTG ATAACAACCTATACTCAGCCACTTCAATGAACTTCCTGGGCTCTGAACCTATCCTGATGCGCAGCTCTCCTGTCTCCATACGTACTGAGTTCAAGAGTTCCTGGCTTAATG AGCCCAGCTTTGTTTCCATGGCGCAGATGCCAGAGGGTGATAAAAGTGAGGAGGGAGATGACGACAAGGTTTACCTGTTCTTCAGTGAGACAGCTGTGGAGTGCGACTGTTACAACAAACTGGTGGTTTCCCGTGTGGCCCGCGTCTGCAAG GGGGATCTTGGAGGTCAGAGGACTTTGCAGAAGAAGTGGACATCCTTCCTGAAAGCCAGACTGGACTGTCCAGTGCTGGAGTCCCAGCTGCCATACATTATCCAGGACACTTACCGCTTGTGTGACCCCCAGCAGCACTGGAAGACCTGTTTGTTCTACGCCGTCTTCACTCCACAGTC ggacaCATCAGATCTGtccgcagtgtgtgtgtaccaggTGTCTGACATCAGCAGAGTGTTTGCGGAGGGGAAGTACAAGACTCCAGTCCCCGTAGAAACCTCTTTTGTTAAGTGGGTGATGTATAGCGGAGATGTCCCAGTCCCTCGGCCTGGAGCT TGTATAAACAATGAGGCTCGTGAAGCAGGTATAACTCAGACTCTGGACCTCCCAGACCGCACGCTTCAATTTATCAAAGATAGGCCCTTAATGGACCAGGCTATCCAGCCAGTAGGAGAGAAGCCTGTGTTGGTGCGAAGGGGAGCTACATTTACACGCATCATAGTCAACCAAGTGCAGGCTGCAGATGGCGAGAAGTACAACGTGATGTTTATAGGCACAG AGGAAGGCAGCATGCTGAAAGCAGTGAACTACGATGGAGAGATGTTCATCATAGAGGAAATACAACTGTTCCAGCCCCCAGAGCCAATCAAGATCCTGAAATTTTCTAATGTCACG GATCAGCTCTATGCAGGCTCAGAAAACGGAGCAGCACAGATACCATTAGCCAGCTGTGCGAGGTCCTTATCCTGTATGGACTGTGTCCTAGCCAGAGACCCATACTGTGGCTGGGACAAAGTTGTTGGGAAATGTATTGCCCTCTCTAATTCACAAAG AGAGCTGATCCAAAGTGTGAAAGAAGGAGATGCTTCTCTTTGCCCAGATGCTG AACATGTTAAACCCACGAATCAGTCGATCTGGCCAGGTGGAAACCTCAAGCTCAGTTGCCCTTCGCCTTCCAACTTGGCAAAAACCAGCTGGGAGCGAGACAACCGCCCTCTGACCCCTTCAGCTCGGCTTCAGCCACTGCAAGACGGACTGCTTATCCTCAACGCGTCTGACAGCGATGGTGGTCGATACCGCTGCGTGTCTGTGGAGCGCTCCAAAACTGCCGAGTACGCAACCACTGTGGCTGATTACCAGGTCAGAATAGCAGGTTCAGGCAGGGGTGGTCAGATATTGTTTCCACAGCCTCGGACAGGTGGCCCCTCTGTGGCTGGACTGCAGGCTGTAGTCGGGCTCCTAGTGGTTTCTCTTCTTGTCCTTTTGGCTTGGAACTTTTACAAAGGCCACCTACCTCTTCCTTGGAGCTGTGGAAAGAAGAGCGAACAATCCCAGGAGTCCCATGAGGAGGGGGGTGTGCACTCCAGTGTGCCCTCCCAAGAGCCACTGAAGCCTGCACAGGTAGAGGACAAGCCCCTGATGTCTGGAAGAGACAACGGCAGCAGTAATaaccacagcagaggagaggcagcATTCAGCGCTGCAGGGGGGGAGAATGATGCTCCAGAACTTAACCTGACATCTCTGCAGTACATTGATGATGAGTCAGAAATTTGA